One Siniperca chuatsi isolate FFG_IHB_CAS linkage group LG8, ASM2008510v1, whole genome shotgun sequence DNA segment encodes these proteins:
- the LOC122880290 gene encoding neuronal acetylcholine receptor subunit beta-2-like codes for MAAPVKAAFALLVLTVATALGAEVEERLVSHLLSPERYNKLIRPAVNNSQQVTIYIQVSLAQLINVNEREQIMTTNCWLSQVWNDYRLMWDPEEYEGIKKIRLPSQHIWLPDIVLYNNADGTYEVSFYSNAVVSNNGEVAWLPPAIYKSACKIEVRDFPFDQQNCTLKFRSWTYDHTEIDLILLSDFASRDDFKPSGEWDIVSLPGRKNEDPNDIKYLDITYDFIIKRKPLFYTINLIIPCILITSLAILVFYLPSDCGEKMTLCISVLLALTVFLLLISKIVPPTSLAVPLIGKYLMFTMVLVTFSIVTSVCVLNVHHRSPSTHTMPPWVKRVFLYRLPSYLFMRRPGSSNIRERFRKKHQQRSYSDQKLRGEDGGAGSPAGMADSSSSFFVNEESAKRYGHKISDLSENTDFRKRMTLKCNIDVEDAVDGVRYIAEKMKSEDDDEGIIEDWKYVAMVIDRLFLWIFVLVCVVGTLGLFMQPLFQSYNTPIIDDMDHK; via the exons ATGGCAGCCCCGGTGAAAGCAGCGTTTGCTCTCCTGGTTCTCACCGTGGCAA CTGCCTTGGGTGCGGAGGTGGAGGAGCGGCTGGTGAGTCACCTGTTGTCACCAGAGCGCTACAACAAGCTGATCAGACCTGCTGTTAATAACAGCCAGCAGGTCACCATTTACATTCAGGTGTCTCTAGCCCAGCTGATCAACGtg AATGAGAGGGAGCAAATCATGACCACCAACTGTTGGCTCAGTCAG GTATGGAATGACTACAGATTAATGTGGGACCCGGAAGAGTACGAGGGAATCAAGAAAATCCGTCTCCCGTCACAACACATCTGGCTGCCAGACATCGTCCTCTACAACAA TGCTGATGGCACCTATGAAGTCTCCTTCTACTCCAATGCTGTGGTCTCCAACAATGGCGAGGTTGCCTGGCTCCCACCAGCTATCTACAAGTCAGCCTGCAAAATCGAAGTCCGTGATTTCCCTTTTGACCAGCAGAACTGCACCCTCAAGTTTCGCTCCTGGACCTACGACCACACTGAGATTGATCTCATCCTCCTCAGTGATTTTGCCTCACGTGACGACTTTAAACCCAGCGGTGAGTGGGATATTGTTTCACTGCCTGGACGCAAGAATGAAGACCCTAATGACATCAAGTACCTGGATATCACCTATGACTTTATTATCAAGAGAAAACCTCTGTTCTACACCATCAACCTGATCATTCCCTGCATTCTGATCACGTCGCTGGCTATTCTGGTGTTCTACCTACCATCAGACTGTGGTGAGAAGATGactctctgtatctctgtcctCTTGGCCCTGACTGTGTTTTTACTCCTTATCTCAAAGATTGTGCCACCTACGTCTTTAGCTGTGCCTCTGATTGGGAAGTACCTGATGTTTACAATGGTGCTGGTCACCTTTTCCATCGTCACCAGCGTTTGCGTGCTTAACGTACACCATCGGTCCCCCAGCACGCACACCATGCCACCTTGGGTCAAGCGAGTCTTCCTGTACCGGCTCCCCTCTTACCTTTTCATGCGGAGACCTGGTAGCTCCAACATCCGAGAGAGGTTCCGGAAAAAACACCAGCAGCGATCGTACTCTGACCAGAAGCTGCGTGGAGAGGATGGAGGGGCTGGAAGTCCTGCAGGAATGGCAGATTCATCCTCATCCTTCTTCGTGAACGAGGAGTCGGCCAAACGCTACGGCCACAAGATCAGCGACTTGTCAGAGAACACAGACTTCAGGAAGAGGATGACGCTCAAGTGCAATATTGACGTGGAGGATGCGGTGGATGGAGTGCGCTACATCGCTGAGAAGATGAAGagtgaggatgatgatgaaggg ATCATTGAAGACTGGAAGTACGTGGCCATGGTGATCGACCGTCTCTTCCTGTGGATCtttgtgctggtgtgtgtggtCGGGACTTTGGGCCTCTTCATGCAGCCTCTGTTCCAGAGTTACAACACGCCCATTATTGATGACATGGAccataaataa